A stretch of DNA from Anaerobacillus isosaccharinicus:
GGCCTAAGAGTTAACTTTGATCTATCAGAGAATGGTGAAAGTCCCCTAGTCGAAGGCCATGAAATAAGTAGATTTGGGATTTGCGTTGAAAATGGCGACTTGCAACATGTGGTAGAGCAATTAAAGGCAGTGAGTAATATTCAAATTGTTGGTTTGCATGGTCACTTTTCAACAAGCAACAGAAAGGTAGCTACCTTTAGAAGAATAACAGAGCAGCTTTGTCAGTTAGCGAAGGAGCATTTCCCAACTACGATAGAATATATCGACATTGGTGGTGGCATTTTTGGTGAAGTACCAAAATCTCTTATTGAAAATGCCCCAACGTTTGATGATTATGCAGAAGCTGTCTGTAAGATCATGAAACGTGAATTTGACCATTACGATTATAAACCAGCTTTGATCCTTGAACCTGGAATTTCAATGGTTGCTAATTGTTTTACTTTTACAGCAAAGGTTATTGCAACAAAAAAAATAAACGATCAACAATTTGTTTTAGTTGATGGGAGTGTTCACAACATCAAACCAACGCTCCATAAAAAAAATCTCCCAATGAAGTTAGTAAGTAAAGATCATACAAAAGAAAAGGTGAAGGATACCTTTCAAATCGTTGGTTATACTTGCTTAGAAAAAGATTATTTAGCACGTGATGTCCAAGGTCAATTACCACAACCAGGTGATTATTTTATCTTTGATAATGTAGGAGCGTATACAATCGTGTTAAACCCACCATTTATAAAAGAAAGACCGGCAATCGTTGCTTATGATAACGATGAAATTATTGTCGTACGAAAAAAAGAAACGATTTCCGAATTTTTTAACGAAGATATATATAAATTTTAAGTTGATATAGGGGGAGAAAATATGAATATATTAATTTGTAGTGTCGGACGTCGAGTGCAATTGATTGAATATTTCAAAAAAGAGTTAGCGAAAGTAAATGGGAATGTCATAGCTGTTGATTGTGATAGAACGGCCCCAGCATTGTACCATGCAAATAACTTTGAAGTCGTTCCTCGTATCGACGATCCTGAGTATATTAACGATCTTAAAAACATTTGTCAAAAATATAATGTTAAAGGGATTTTATCATTAATCGATCCTGAATTAACGTTATTAGCTAGTTTTAAAGAAGAGTTTGAAAAAGAGGGAGTTAAAGTTATAGTATCGGATAAAAAAGTTGTTGATCTATGTTTTGATAAGTATTTAACCTACAAGTTTTTAGAAAATAATAACCTAACATTTGTACCGACTTATCTTGATTTTGAAACAGTAAGTCAGGACATTGCCAGTGGTAAGTTAAAATTCCCTTTAATCGTGAAACCAAAAGAAGGTAGTGCTAGTATTGGCGTTCAAAAAATTACTGACATTAAGGAACTTGAAGTATTTTTACAGAATAATCATAATTACATCGTCCAGCCCTTTATTGATGGTAGTGAGTATTGTGTTGAATGTTATATAGATTTAGAAACAAAAAAAATTACGAGTTTGTTTAGTAAGCGGAAGTTTAATATGAGATCTGGCGAAACAGATAAATCAATATCAGTAAAAGATCCTGTCCTAAATGATATCGTTGAAAAATTAATTGATACGT
This window harbors:
- a CDS encoding diaminopimelate decarboxylase, which encodes MGNMIEENAARQIFNYSTIKKLDEENGSSFYLLNIDQLRTNFKKIEKAFKSRYENFIIGYSYKTNYVPYLCKELSKFGAYAEVVSRLEYDLALKIGQESNKIILNGPLKTSEDIEKALNNESIINLDSMYEIEFVREYSQQHPNKEIKVGLRVNFDLSENGESPLVEGHEISRFGICVENGDLQHVVEQLKAVSNIQIVGLHGHFSTSNRKVATFRRITEQLCQLAKEHFPTTIEYIDIGGGIFGEVPKSLIENAPTFDDYAEAVCKIMKREFDHYDYKPALILEPGISMVANCFTFTAKVIATKKINDQQFVLVDGSVHNIKPTLHKKNLPMKLVSKDHTKEKVKDTFQIVGYTCLEKDYLARDVQGQLPQPGDYFIFDNVGAYTIVLNPPFIKERPAIVAYDNDEIIVVRKKETISEFFNEDIYKF
- a CDS encoding ATP-grasp domain-containing protein; amino-acid sequence: MNILICSVGRRVQLIEYFKKELAKVNGNVIAVDCDRTAPALYHANNFEVVPRIDDPEYINDLKNICQKYNVKGILSLIDPELTLLASFKEEFEKEGVKVIVSDKKVVDLCFDKYLTYKFLENNNLTFVPTYLDFETVSQDIASGKLKFPLIVKPKEGSASIGVQKITDIKELEVFLQNNHNYIVQPFIDGSEYCVECYIDLETKKITSLFSKRKFNMRSGETDKSISVKDPVLNDIVEKLIDTLKPLGPVDIDFFKTDKGYLISEINPRFGGGYPYAYEMGHNFIEKLINNLKGLPNQTYSKYQGIYNEGETMVRYDHFTILKRNPLDMIS